In Symphalangus syndactylus isolate Jambi chromosome 9, NHGRI_mSymSyn1-v2.1_pri, whole genome shotgun sequence, the genomic stretch cacgccactgcactccagcctgggtgacagagcgagactccctctcaaataacaaaataaaataaatacaaattagcagggtgtggtggcagacacctgtaatcccagctacttgggaggctgaggcaggagcatcgcttgaacccaggaggcggagtttgcagtgagccaacattgcaccattgcacttcagcctgggcaacaggaacgaaaaaaaaaagaaaggccgggcgcagtggctcaagcctgtaatcccagcactttgggaggccgaggcgggcggatcacgaggtcaggagatcgagaccatcctggctaacacggtgaaacccccgtctctactaaaaatacaaaaaattagccggacgtgttggtgggcgcctgtagtcccagctactcgggaggctgaggcaggagaatggggtgaacccgggaggcggagcttgctgtgagccgagatcgtgccactgcactccagcctgggggacagagcaagactccgtctcaaaaaaaaaaaaaaaaaaaaaaagaaaaaacaacctttctatctccctccctccctcccatctcaTGCAGTAAAACCCCAAGTGCTGGCCCTGCCTGGTCAGCCTCCCCACCTCCGGCCTCGACCTCCACTAGTTTCCCCTCACCCGCTCCTCCCTGGCCCCTGGCTTTGCTCAGACCTGTGGAGCTCACTCCACCCTGGGGCCTCCGTTGTCCCCTCTGCCTGGATGTCCTTCCCCCAGATGCGGTGAGGAAGGGAGCTCTGAAAGGCTTCCCTAGCCTCCTTCCTTAAACTGCAACACCCCATCTTGCTCACAACCCCCACACTACTTCCTGCCCCGCTTCCctgttttgtttctctctgccagACTTACCACCAGTGAACATGCCATGtctttttatctgttttcttgttctgtttttttttttgacagggtctcactctcatcctggctggagtacagtggtacaatcatagctcactgtagccttgaactcctgggctcaagcgatcctcctgccttagcctcccaagtagctgggactacagatgcacaccactatgcccagctaatttttaaattttttgtttttttgagacggggtcttgttctgttgcccaggcttgagtgcagtggcacgaccacagctcactgcagcgaccatggctcattgcaaccttgacctcccaggctcaagtgatcttcccacctcagcctcccgagtcagtGGGACTCTagggcatccaccaccatgcctgggtaattttaaatgtttttgtagaggctgaacatggtggcgtgtgcctgtaatcccagctacttggaaggctgaggcacgagaatcgcttgaacccaggaggtggaggttgcagtgagccgagattgcgtcactgcactccagcctgagtgacagtgatactctgtctcaaaaaaaaaaaaaaaaaaaaaaagtttttgtagagacagaggtctttttttttttttttttttttgagacggagtctcgctcggttgcccaggctggagtgcagtggcgcagtctcggctcactgcaagctccgcttcccgggttcacgccattctcctgcctcagcctcccgcgtagctgggactacaggagcccgccaccactcccggctaattttttgtatttttagtagagacggggtttcactgtgttagccaggatggtctcgatctcctgacctcgtaatccgcccgccttggcctcccaaagtgctgggattacaggcgtgagccaccgcgcccggccgacagaggtcttgctatgttgcccaggctggcctcaaactcagaggctcaaaggatcctcccgcctcagcctcccgaagtgctgggatttataggcgtgaccactgtgtccagccctgtctgttttctctttcccacCAGAATGTAAGTTCTAAGGGGTCAGGGGTTTCCTGTTCTTTATGTCGGTGTTCCCAGCACCTAGAGCAGGACTTGCCCATAACAGGGGCCCAGTGGatactggttgaatgaatgatgTGGGGCTCTGCACACTTGGCTCAAACTCCTGCACCTGCCTCTGGGGCTGACTCTTGACCACCCAGGTTCACTGTGGTTTCCACCCTCCAGCCTGCTCGCTGAGATGACGGCCTGGGTCTCCCAGATGGGGACTTTGGGCAGCCTTCAAGGCCCTCTGGGGGTCCATCCTGCTTCCCAAGCGGTAGACCTAGCCTGGGCTTTGATGTCTGATGTCTGACCACTGAGgcttccatctcctcctccccttACTTCAagatgtgaccttgggcaggtggcTTAACTGCTCTGTGGCTTTGGGTGCTAAGAGATGGTGCACGTGTGAGCGCTTAGCATCACACCATCTCACTGGCCTGCGGTGGCCCCTCAGTGTGTCTCAACCACTGTTATATTTCCTAAtgtccctgcctcctgtctgttTCCAGCATTGACCGAGTGCCTGCTGGGCTGAGGCTTTGTGTGCGatgtctgtttttttatttatttattgagacgggatctcgctctgtcgcccagggtggagtgcatgtgatctcaactcactgcaacctccgccttcagggttcaaatgattctcctgcctcagcctcccaagtaactgggactacaggcgcccaccaccatgcctggctaatttcttgtgtttttagtagagatgaagtttcaccatgttggccaggctagtctcgaacttatgacctcaggtgatctgcctgcctcggcctcccaaagtgctgggattacaggcgtgagccaccgtgcccagctgtgtgTGCGATGTCTTGTCTGAGAAGTGGGCACCAAGTGAGGAACTAAGTTCTGGGAGGTTGTCACTTGGTCCAAGGTCACAGCCAGGAGGATGCAGTGGAGTTGGGAGACCCACCTGGTGCCCACTCCTTTGCCCCTGAAGTCACCAGAATTCCCTGCCTGACGCCCTTGGCCAGAACAGAGGAACAGAGTCGCCAAGCTGCCCTCTTGGAGCACCCATGGGTGCACTGTGCAGCCCCCAACATGGCCCCTCCACCCACACTCTCGGCTGTTCCCTTGGATTGGGGGTCCTGCAGCCTGGCAAGACCTCCAATCCTTGGCCCACGGCAGCTGGAGAGCAGGGGCTGTACCTTTCTTCTTGGTCTGCCCTAGGCTTCTGTGGCCGCCACCTCCCCATTCACATAATCCGGTTCCCCGTCCTCCTCCTCGTCTGGGCTTCCCACCGGGCCAGGGGATGCTTCTTTCTGGAGTTGCCCTGCGGACCAGCGGGCAGACAGGTCATCGAGTGGTTCACATGGAGACACCCATGACTGCTCCCCCAGACTCAGACCCCCAGACTCCACAAAACAGCCTGCGGGAAATGCCACGCCCGACAGGTCCtggctgtgtgtgtctgtcccGTCTCTGGGATTTGCTGGAGATCGTCCTGCTGTGAGAGCAGGTGAATGCGTTACTCCACGCATGCAGCTGGACGGGGCGGCCTGCCCGGGAGGACCTGACCCCACCCTGGAGGCTGGGCGGCTGCCGAGGGCCGTCCTTTGTGGTTCAAGGTCTCTGCAGCTGCTCCTGCACCCAGGCATCACTGCGGGGTTAGCTGGACTGGCTGGAGGGAAGCCCACTTTCAGCCTGCCCTTCCAGGCCAGTCCCTCAAGCCTGCCCTAAGTGGACAACCCTGCCTCTTCTCCCGGCCACCTACCCATGACCTTCCTGGACTCGCGCCACTGATGGATAGATGCTGAGTTCTGATAatcctcagattcctcatcttCTTCCGGGGAGGCAGAGGGACAGAGACCGGAAATGGGGCCAGTCTTCAGGGCCAGCGACAGGCTGTGGTCCCCTCTGCAGAGGCCACCTATGCCCTCCTGCTGGGCACCTGCCGAGAGGGAGAATAGGCCCCCCTTGGCTCAGTCCCACAGAGGTGCCAGGAGCCAATAGAGCCTCCTCTGAGGATAGTAGGGGCAAGGCTCTACCCAAAGGTACCCGGGGATCTGAGAGCCTTCGGGCTTCAAAGTGGGGGCAGCCTCTGAGCACTGGGGAGTGCAGGGGCACCTGGCCAAGGAGGCCTgctgctcccagccccagcctgccTCTGGCTGGGCAGCCTCACCTGTCTTTCTGGTTTTCTGCTTGCAAATGAGCACATTCTCGTAGGAATTGGCATCATCAtctgcaggagagagaggagcGGGCACGGGGGTGTGGGCAGACCCTGCAAGGCCGGGCTCGTCCTCCCTCTCTGTCCTGCCTTCCCTTTGCAGGGGACCTTTTCTGCCAAGCCCTAGCCCTCTGGGTCCCCCGGGACCTCAAGCCTTCTTCTGGATGAGCTTCCTAAGGGGCGCTGGCCTGGTGCCCCTGCAGGCTCTTCCCTGAGCCCTGAGctccttctctgtcttctttgtttcttgttgagacggtctcgctctgtcacccaggctggagagcattGGCAAagtccgctcactgcagcctccaactcctggctcaaacgatcctcctaacCTGCAGACTCCTgagttgctggaactacaggcatgcaccaccacgcccagctaacttaaaattgtttgtagagaggatctcgctgtgttgcgcaggctggtctggaacccctaaGCTTAGGCgatcttcccaaaatgctgggattacaggtgtgagtcactgtgtccagcctcctTCTCTGTCTTCTGAGATCCCCTCCAAATGCACTCTGGAGGGCGTACTCTGGGGGGGGCTGCAATTCAGGCACACGATGGgtggctggagggagggagggagggaggcaggggcagcCTCAGGGGCTCATCTCTATAATCAGGAGCTCTCCCTAGAGCCACTGCCAGGAGGGGGCTGGACTCTTCCAGATAGGGCAGGGCAGGCTGGGGACGCTTTGCTCGGGGACCCAGGCTGAGTGTGGCACATCAGCACCTGGCACCCCATCTTGGCCCTGTAATGGGGAAGCTGGGCTCTGACCAATGCCCCACCCAAAATCCATCAGTGATATTGGGGGTCCAAAGAAATGAGCACTGCCAGCCTGGCggggtgggtcacgcctgtaatcccagcactttgggaggccaaggcgagcggatcacctgaggtcaggagttcaagaccagcctggccaatatggtgaaaccctgtctctactaaaaatacaaaaaattagccaggcatggtggcaggcgcctgtaatcccagctactcgggaggctgaggcaggaaaatcacttgaacccgggaggcggaggttgcagtgagccaagatcatgccattgcactcaacctaggtgacagagcaaggctctgtctcaaaaaaaaaaaaaaaaaaattggaggtgGCAGTGGTGGGGGACAGAAGAGGACCCCCAACACCATGGTCCTACCCAGTATGGTCCAGGCAGGAGCCAGGTCGTGGAGCTGGATTCAAACCCCAGGCCCATGCACCTCTCAACAGGCACCGCCCACCCTGAGTCCTCGGTTGCCCTTTTTTGgagggattttgtttttttttgtttttgagatggagtcttgctctgttgcccaggctggagtgcaatgtcgtgatctcagctcactgcagcctccgcctcccgggttcaagcaattctcctgtctcagcctcccaagtagctgggattacaagcatgtgccaccatgcctgactgattttttttttttttttggtatttttgtagagacggggtttcaccatgttggccacactggtcttgaactcctgacctcaggtgatccacccaccttggcctcccaaagtgctgggattacaggcatgagccaccacacccagcctctcagTTGCCCTTTCTATAAAGCAAAGGCATTCAGGGACCAAGGTTCTGGTGGCCTTAGAACCTGCAGGGATCACCATCCCAGGTACCTTCTGGGGTCAGGAGAAGATGCTCAGTCCTCGTTGATGAGGACCTGGCCTCCCCTGACCTCCCCAAGCCAGCCCTCTAGTTCCCTGCCCTGTGGCCCACTCCTCCCTCCCACGCCCTGTGCCCACAGCTCTCCCGCGCCGACCCGCCCGCCCCCTATTCCTCCTTGGCCCCCGCCTGCAGCACCAGCCTCCTTCTGTCCACCCATCTGGCTCTGCCAATTTACCCGAACCCAGGCCCAGCCTCCTCTCCTGCCTGGAGGTGTGGCTTCTGCCTTGAGCTCCCACACCACTTCCTCCCCCACCACCAGCTTTGTCCTTCGCCTCACCTTCCGGGAGCTTCGAGAACCGCCCCCAGTTGTAATGCTCCATGGCAATGGGGTCTCTGGTCAAGAGAACATACACAACACAGGTTTCAGGGCAGGCTGGAGGTCGGGTTGTGGGCTCCATAAGGGGGCGGTGAGGCCAGGGCTGCTCCCACCATTGCTCCT encodes the following:
- the LAT2 gene encoding linker for activation of T-cells family member 2 isoform X5, with product MSSGTELLWPGAALLVLLGVAASLCVRCSRPGVRTNRALRGPGPTPWSGRHGQDPWRTWHSQGRSQPPQEVTRRKVLEVSTWKDKLLQFSPSLEDPASSRYQNFSKGSRHGSEEAYIDPIAMEHYNWGRFSKLPEDDDANSYENVLICKQKTRKTGAQQEGIGGLCRGDHSLSLALKTGPISGLCPSASPEEDEESEDYQNSASIHQWRESRKVMGQLQKEASPGPVGSPDEEEDGEPDYVNGEVAATEA
- the LAT2 gene encoding linker for activation of T-cells family member 2 isoform X1; translated protein: MSSGTELLWPGAALLVLLGVAASLCVRCSRPGAKRSEKIYQQRSLREDQQSFTGSRTYSLVGQAWPGPLADMALTRKDKLLQFSPSLEGEWHRAGTGLAKLGLRQAKTPCDRCRAVGAAGPDPASSRYQNFSKGSRHGSEEAYIDPIAMEHYNWGRFSKLPEDDDANSYENVLICKQKTRKTGAQQEGIGGLCRGDHSLSLALKTGPISGLCPSASPEEDEESEDYQNSASIHQWRESRKVMAGRSPANPRDGTDTHSQDLSGVAFPAGCFVESGGLSLGEQSWVSPCEPLDDLSARWSAGQLQKEASPGPVGSPDEEEDGEPDYVNGEVAATEA
- the LAT2 gene encoding linker for activation of T-cells family member 2 isoform X2, translated to MSSGTELLWPGAALLVLLGVAASLCVRCSRPGAKRSEKIYQQRSLREDQQSFTGSRTYSLVGQAWPGPLADMALTRKDKLLQFSPSLEDPASSRYQNFSKGSRHGSEEAYIDPIAMEHYNWGRFSKLPEDDDANSYENVLICKQKTRKTGAQQEGIGGLCRGDHSLSLALKTGPISGLCPSASPEEDEESEDYQNSASIHQWRESRKVMAGRSPANPRDGTDTHSQDLSGVAFPAGCFVESGGLSLGEQSWVSPCEPLDDLSARWSAGQLQKEASPGPVGSPDEEEDGEPDYVNGEVAATEA
- the LAT2 gene encoding linker for activation of T-cells family member 2 isoform X6; the protein is MSSGTELLWPGAALLVLLGVAASLCVRCSRPGAKRSEKIYQQRSLREDQQSFTGSRTYSLVGQAWPGPLADMALTRKDKLLQFSPSLEDPASSRYQNFSKGSRHGSEEAYIDPIAMEHYNWGRFSKLPEDDDANSYENVLICKQKTRKTGAQQEGIGGLCRGDHSLSLALKTGPISGLCPSASPEEDEESEDYQNSASIHQWRESRKVMGQLQKEASPGPVGSPDEEEDGEPDYVNGEVAATEA